A single genomic interval of Asterias amurensis chromosome 1, ASM3211899v1 harbors:
- the LOC139940025 gene encoding potassium channel, subfamily K, member 16-like produces MGIRRRYRTILVCLVFWIYLALGALSFMAIEREADDAETKLSRRELYRALQNFSEENRECNATTESLRGLMEQAEIAWKLRRVFRTDTDTTKGIEPVWNIADSMGFALSILTTCGYGELVPITKTGQLICILYAAVGIPLCYYMILTVGKTFRDLWFAMLSTSCRRFKIPRRISYFLVPVIALWIVLVVFPSLVLIQTEGWPLLTALYFSVMSLSTIGFGDVMPRRPNPYSAFSNTMKLIFIFYILLCLSVMSITFACIARVLKELKSKRRRKQQDASQRRNTLETNIDFDEVEPYRVCNGDSPVSSTGSDS; encoded by the exons ATGGGGATACGAAGGAGGTACCGCACGATACTCGTATGCCTCGTGTTCTGGATCTACCTCGCACTTGGCGCGCTTTCCTTCATGGCCATCGAGCGGGAAGCAGACGATGCCGAGACCAAACTCTCTCGGCGGGAACTTTACCGCGCACTGCAAAACTTCAGCGAAGAGAACCGGGAATGTAACGCCACGACGGAGAGCCTCCGAGGGCTCATGGAACAGGCTGAGATAGCTTGGAAACTCCGGAGAGTATTCCGTACAGACACTGATACTACGAAGGGTATAGAACCGGTGTGGAACATCGCTGACTCGATGGGTTTCGCGCTGTCGATACTTACTACTTGTG GCTACGGCGAATTGGTACCCATTACAAAGACAGGACAACTCATTTGTATTCTCTACGCGGCTGTTGGTATCCCGTTATGTTACTACATGATATTGACCGTAGGCAAGACTTTTCGAGATTTGTGGTTTGCAATGTTGAGCACTTCTTGCCGGCGATTCAAAATCCCACGGCGAATTTCATACTTCCTCGTTCCCGTCATAGCACTGTGGATCGTCTTAGTCGTCTTTCCCAGCCTGGTGCTGATACAGACGGAGGGATGGCCTCTTTTGACGGCACTGTATTTCAGTGTCATGTCGCTCAGTACCATCGGCTTCGGAGATGTGATGCCGCGAAGACCGAACCCGTATTCTGCTTTTTCTAACACCATGAAACTGATCTTCATATTTTATATCCTGCTCTGTCTGAGCGTCATGTCAATCACGTTTGCATGTATAGCCAGAGTGCTTAAAGAACTCAAATCAAAGAGGAGAAGGAAGCAACAAGATGCCAGTCAGCGAAGGAACACATTGGAAACGAACATTGATTTTGATGAAGTAGAACCTTATCGGGTTTGTAACGGCGACTCTCCCGTAAGCTCCACTGGGTCGGACTCTTAG